In Haliaeetus albicilla chromosome 18, bHalAlb1.1, whole genome shotgun sequence, the DNA window agattttttttttttttttttcccccagctgtgTCTTTGGTTCAGGAggtgaggagagaggagaggctTTCCCTGTGGGATGAGTCTGGGATGACCATCCCTGCTGGCTTTTTGGCCCCCTCGTTCCTTAAACCGTCGCTTAAGCCAGACCCCGACCTCGGCCAAAACTCACGCTGCCGCAGAGCACAATCCCAACGCGAGGGCGAGGGTCTCCCAACCTCCTTCAGAAGAGGCTCCAGGGACTTCTCCGGGCACACAGCCCCCTGCTCCATGCTGGCCCTTCTGAGCTGCCGGGCTCGCCTCTGAGCCCtgtgtattttcaaaagtggGGGGgtttatttcaaaaaagaaaagtaatttgagCTCATAAGTGAATTAAACTGGCCTTTGTATCGCATGGGGGCAGCTGTTGCTGTGCcgatggaggaggaagaggatgccCGTGCAAGCAGGGGAGCTTCTACTGTGCAGAAATGAGATGAAAAGTTCATTTTCCGGCTGCCTCATCCCCTGCAGCGTCTCCCCGAGCTCCTCGCCCCTCCTGGCTCCCCGTCCTCGGCCCCAGCCATCCCTCGAGGCAGCACCCTTGGGTGGGTGCCCACCTTGCCGGCTTTGGGTTCatttcccccagctctggggcGGTtttgagccccccccccccggcgcagCGAGTTGGTCCTTTATAAGAAACACTATTAATACGAACCATCTCCTGATGGATCCATCCAGGAAAGGTTCTGGTCTCCATCCCCAGCGGGAGTTTGATGCCGCAGGTGGGGATGTCCGCCCAGACACCGTTGCTGATTTTCCTCGCCGTGAGCACGCGAAAGAGAGGGGTTTTAGATGATATTTTGAAGATTTGCATTGGAGGGAATGGGAGAAACCGCAGAGACTCTCCTCGTTAATTATCTCCTTCCTAAACGAGGCCAATGAAGGCAGCTGAGCCCTGGGATGACCATTACTGTGCAGGCAGCACCCGCCAGGGACCTCCTGGGCACAGAAACGGGGCCGTTTTGGGGCGATGGAGGTGGTAAAACACGATGGGGGGGTCAGGGACGTGGTGGCAGCAATGCCTCCACTTTTCCCCTCAGATCGTGTGCAGGATCGGTGTCATTAAATCAGCTCCTTAATTAGGCTGATGCTTATGCTGGTTCAATGgctgctttttcccctcctttagCAATAGGAATAAGCAATTTACCTACAACTAAATACCCCAAAAAGCCGTATTTAAAcgcaggctgggctgggaaaTCGCACCCTGCTCAAGGGCTTCACCatgtccccagtgctgctgcggCTTTGGCACCAACGCATCCTTTTTTGGGGGATAAGGGCACCGGCGTTTCCTTTTTGGCTTTAAAGGTGCCGGAGGCGATGCGGAGCCCATCCCTGAGCTTTATCCCGGGGTGGGCAGTGCCTCCCGTTACCCATTTGTCCCCCCCGAATCGTATCCGAAAACCCTCTGATCCCCCTGCTCCGAGATTGCCTTGTCCCGGGGTTCCGCAGGGATGCCGTTGGCTGACATGCTTTTTTTCGAAGCCGGTTGTTCCGTTGCCATGAGAACGGCGGTTGGAGCGGAGGGGACAGAAAGCGGAGAGGAGATGGCACAACCGGCTGGATGCTGGGCTCCCCGGGAAGGAGGGGGACCGGGCATCCCGGGAAGCTTCCCGCTCCAGCCTGGCCCCGGGGACGGGGACAAGGGGTGTCCTGGGCTCGGTTCAAAAGCCGAAGCTGCTGGTGTTGCGGTGACCCGAAAGCGTCGGGCGGATGCGGAGCGATGCTCGCCAGTCTTCCCCACCGGAGGATCAGCTCCTAAAAATTCCTCGCCTGAGCTGGAGCCGTGCATTTCCAGGGTTCCCGTGGGCAAGCTGCCTTTTTTGGAGCACGTAGGCATTAATGAGGGGGCAGGAAAATGCCGGAGACTCTCACAGCAAAATCCTACAGGGGCTTTTTCCCTCCCTATGGCTTGGATGGAGCCGCTGATCTGTCGTCAGCGATGTTAGGGTAACCCCTGGCATGTCTCGAGGTCGTTTTAAGCTTTAGGTTTTTTTAGCGAGGGAGTTGATGGGAGCACCGAGCTGCCGGCAAAGGTTATTTCACAGGCAAAACGCACAGCGGTCGGCCATGCCGGGGCAGTGCGAGCTCCTTTCTCTGTAAAACTggtgtctcttttctctttcgGTTAATTCAGTTATGAATTCATTTAGAACAGAAGAGTTTAGttgggagggagctgcagccatCACCCTGCCCAACTGCCTGACCCCTCCAGGGCTGCCCAAAAATTAAAGGATATCATTAAATAATATTAACCACGCGCAAGCTCCCTCCTGCAGACCAGGCAGGGGGAGGATGGGCTCGCCTCAGAGAACTTGTAGGAGAACAGTAGCATTTTGGGGATCAGAGGCTTTATCTGGGGTGGgcaggacagggatggggagaaacTGCTCTTAAGAGCCAGGAAAACTTTTCCTGGTTATCCCGATGCTGATGCTGGCTTATCCAAAATGCTGTTACAGCTTCTTGCCTTGTCTGCAGGGACGCGGTGAGCCCGCCGGCAGCTCCGGGGGCTGGCTCCAGAAAGCTGGTGGCAAAGCACCCCCCCCTTGCCGCCCACCGGCTCTCCATGCGAACCGCGGCCAAATGGATGCGATCGCGAGCGCCGGCCTCAAGAGGAAGTTTGAGGATGCGGACGTGGGCTCGCCGGGCTCCAACTCGGACATCTCGGAGATCTCCAACAGCGACAGTGCCGATAGCTGCGACAGCGTCAACCCCTCCAGCTCCACTGGCTTCATACGTGAGTGGTCGGGGATGGTCCCCGTCCCCGTTCCCAGTCTCCGGGTCCCTCTGCCATCAAGCACGAGGCACCTGGATGTGGGGCTGGCTccgctcttcccctgctcatCCCTTGTAACCCGTTTGGGGTGATGAGCAGAGACCTGCTCGCCTGTCCCATGAGTATGGGTCATGCCAGGCCCCAGGGATTTTCAAATATTAGACCCCAAACCAGTTGTCCAAGGTCCATCGTGGACCTTTTCTGTCCCCTTCCCGGCATTCGCCCCTGCTGAGATATTTTGGTGGCTGAACAGCATGATGATGTTGTAGGGGTACGGGGATTAATGGGGTCGGTCTAGATGGCATCGAGCATAGCCTGTGCAGATGCAGCCATCACCCAAAGCCAGCTCAGGGCCACCAGTACGAGCTTGACCTGCTCCTGGGAGCCCAGGGGCTCAGGGGCTTGCAGAAAAGTCCTTTTCCAGTGGGGTGGGAGGTCTTCACGGGACCCCCAAGGGGTTTTTTGCTCCTAACAGCCCCTCTCTGccttcttccccctgccccgcaGCCACCTCCATCCTGAAGCGGCAGAAGCAGCTTCGCAGGAAGAATGTCCGCTTCGACCAAGTGACCGTCTACTACTTTGCCCGACGCCAGGGCTTCACCAGCGTCCCCAGCCAGGGCGGCAGCTCCCTGGGCATGGCCCAACGCCACAACTCCGTCCGCCACTACACGCTCTGCGAGTTCGCCCAGGAGCAGGAGGTGAATCACCGGGAGATCCTACGGGAGCAcctcaaggaagaaaaactccACGCCAAGAAAATGAAGGTATTGCCGGGGAAGCAGGATGTCGCTGGTGAAACCTGGGCAATGCCGCCGCCGGGAAACACCTTGCTGAGCTTTGGTGGAGCCTGAGCGTAAGCCAGGTCGGAGGAGAGAGATCCAGGCTGCTATTTCACATCAGCTGGAGATGGATTTATTGCCACTAAGCtcttcctttctatttcttttatgtcttttttgtGTCGATGCTGCACCTGCATGGGGAGCTGGCCAGGCAGCATCAACCTGTGCTGGAGCTGTCAGCCAAACCTCACCAGGTCCATGCCAGTAGAAATTCCAGtctgggaggaggcagccaggctgCGTCAGGGGAAGATCAGGATCTTGGGTGGCTCTGCCTGTTCCCCAACCCGTCCCAGGGTTGGATCTGTGCCCTCAGGCGTTGCCCAGAGGTTGGGCTGTGCTCAGCGGGATGCTCTGCAGAGCTTGTGATCTGGCTCCCACTGCTGTGACAGCCTGCTTTGGGCAAATCCAGCCGGCTGCctctttatttgctttctttttttctttttttttttttttttttgtttttaaacataggCTTTTCCACCAGCTCCTCAGGAGGCCGCGGCCctctccatctgctgcctccacaTGTGCCAGTTTCAGAGGGCTGGGGACTCTCATTTACCCTCAGTGCCAAGATTTGGGGGTGTTTGAGTGCACAGGGAGGGAGGTTGAAGGACCAGAGCAGGGAGGTGAAGGCGCGTTGCAGGATCTGGCTCTGGCCCCTCTGTTGCTTTCAAACCTCATTTTCCCCAGGGACAACAGGAGGGAGATGCTCTGCAGCTCCATTGCTGCCGCTGCTCTGGTATTTCAAGCAGCAGCACCCTCCTTTTATCTCACTATTTGCAGGGCGCCGTAGCGGAGGGAAGACGGAAAAGGGATTCTCTACTCTAATTCttctgttatttaattttttcccccttccttctcctatAAACTGCCACAAGCCCACCCACAGTCTGGCTCGGGGGGCGGAATCGCATGGGAATGGCTTTGTGGGGGTCTCAACTCGCCGTGCCGGACCCCGCTCAGTGCTGGGGGGCAAGGGAAGGCTCTGAGCTGGGGTGGTGGGTGGTCGTTGGGGGACGAGGAGCCGGGTGGAGGGACATACATCCTCCATCCTGCCTCATCGCCGCGGCTCAGTGTGTGTCCCCTGGGTGGGCGCTGACTCTGCTCCGCAGCTCACCAAGAACGGCACGGTGGAGTCGGAGGAGGCGGACGGCCTGACGCTGGAGGACGTCTCGGATGACGACATCGACGTGGAGAACGTGGAGGTGGACGACTACTTCTTCCTGCAGCCGTTGCCCACCAAACGCCGCCGAGCTTTGCTGCGAGCCTCCGGTGTTCACCGCATCGATGCTgaggagaagcaggagctgCGGGCCATCCGCCTGTCCCGGGAGGAGTGCGGCTGTGACTGCCGCCTCTACTGCGACCCGGAGGCTTGtgcctgcagccaggcagggatTAAATGCCAGGTGAGTCGAGGAAAGAGATGCCAGTGGTGAAACCAGGTTGGCGGGGCTCGTCCTGGTGCCGGTGTGCCTGTGCTCTCTTTGGGTGCCAGCTGCtcctggaggggctggggcgCAGCTCCAGGTTGTTTTGGTGAACACCCAGCAGGGGAAACACTTCCCCCAGCACCAAATTCCCAAGGTCAGGCAGTGCCAGGGTGCATTTTAGGCTCTGGGGAGGGATCCTCTGGGATCCTGGAGCTGCCACATCTCCGTCTCCCTGCCAGGTGGATCGCATGTCCTTCCCCTGTGGCTGCTCCCGGGATGGTTGCGGTAACATGGCCGGTCGGATCGAATTCAATCCCATCCGGGTGCGGACTCACTACCTCCACACCATCATGAAGCTGGAGCTGGAGAACAAGCGTCAGGGTGGGCGGCCACCGGCGCCAGAGGAGGAGGCGGCCgctgccgccaccgccgccgctcACGGCTCCACTAGCGACTGGCTGGGGCCACAGCCGGCCGAAACGCAGGACTTCCAGGAGTTCATGGCGGAGAACGAGACAGCCGTCATGCACCTGCAAACGGCGGAGGAGTTGGAGAGGCTGAAGGCTGAGGAAGACTCCAGCAACGGCTCCAGCATGGAGAGCTTGGGCGTTTGCATCCTGGAGGAGCCCCTGGCCGTGCCGGAGGGTTTGTGCCCAGGTCTTGCCGCCCCCATCCTCATCCAAGCCCAGTTACCTCCAGGCTCGTCCGTCCTCTGCTTTGCCGACGGCTCGGAGCAGGCAGCCTCGGCGGTGGGCGACCAGCCCTACTTGAACGATGGACCTGTGGTCTACTACCAGGTGGAGCAGAGGCCGGTGCTGGGTGTCAAGGGCGAGAGCAGCCCGGCGGAGCCGCCGGCACCATCCTCCTGCCTGAGCGAGAAGAACCTCAGCGTCCTCCCCGTCCCCGTGGTGACTTGCAGCCGAGCCGCCGCTGCTGCGAGCAAGGGGGAAGCATCCCGAAATCCTCCCTCATCTCCAGAGGCTGCTCCATCCTCTGAGGGCTGCCGAGCGGCGGCTGCTGCCCGCTGCCCGCGTTCCCCGTCCCCCGTGCCACTGGAGCAAGCCCTGGAGCGGGCGCATGAGCCGCCCTCCACCGAGGAGCGCTCGCTGGGGCCTGTCCTGCCCGTATGAGCGGCCCTGTTCCCACCCCCCTCCTTGGCGCTCATTTATTTATTGACAATAATATTTTATGGACTGGCAGCAGCCACTGGTAGTTATTtaatttggggggtgggggaagagcaGGGGCTGCTTTGTACAGAGGATTTTAAACGGCGTCCCCTCGCCCGATGCCAGGAGCCTTTCGCTTGCCTGGCAGAGACGGTTTTCATGGCTCGGCCGATGCCGGCAGCTGCTCGGTTGCCACCTGCGCCCCAGGACATTCCTGACCTGGAGCCTCCTGCTTCCCATGGCTGCTccttcccatcctcctccccctgagctGCCCCCACCACAGCTCCAGGCTGCCAGGACACCTCTGccctctttgttttttaatgaaaaaagacttttttcctttatttccccccccctttttttttttaatgaatgtttaCTGGGCCGTGTCACAACCCAGCGCCTCCGAgtgctgctccagccccttaCCTATGGCACTGCCCCACCGGCCACCACAGCAGGCACAAGGGGCCAGGATGGATCGGGAAGCACCCAGAGCCAGCGGGGTGGCTCTAATTGCACAAGAGGGGTGAGACCGCAGCCTGCAAACTCTCCTAGAAGATTTGGGGGGGTTTAACTGCTGGGATTTGAAGAGTTTGAGCCCTTCACAGCCATAGCATGATCGTGATGGAGAACCGTGTCCGTCTGTCCATCCTTGTGCACCATGCTGGCCTCGAGGAATGGTCAAGGCACTGCGCTGCTGCGTCCCCTGGCCAGGCAGTAAAAGCACTTTCCaccccccagctctcccagcgCCGGGCCGGGGCCCCCCCCTTTGCCTCCTGCCAAAACCGGCCCCATTGCAGGTCTCAAGGGGCCGGACCTGGTGGGACCCGGCGTGAcgctcctcttccttctccccagtgGCTTTAACCTCCGCCCTTGCTCCAGCCTCCTCCTGGTCAAGGGGAAGTATCTCCCCTCcgttcccccctgccccgccaTTTATTGGACTGGGGCTGAGCAAAATCCAGTCTTTTTTAAGGCAAGAATCGGGGGAAGCGGTGGGGGTGAAGAGCCCCTGATGCCCACGAGCTTCCCCTGCCGGAGGGTTCAATCCAAtacagccccacagctgccgCTCTCGCGTCTTCTTGGAAAACCCCGGAGCTGCTCAAATGGGAAACATTccagctggagagcagggaaattggggcaggggaggacacTGCAGTGTGATGAAGTGCTTTAAttatttgggggtggggtggggtggtttAAGGTTGTTCTTGTGCTCCTGGCGGTCACCTCCCTCTGTCAAAAGGTGTTTAAAGGGGTTTAAAACCCCTTCGCTGCTCTCACCACCTCGGCGAGTGGTTCCAACTGAGCCTTAAGCCTGGCAAAGTGGCTCTTCCCCACCCATCCCCTCCCTCTCTGCCAGGACTGAGCCCCTGGGGACACTGTCCCCTTCTCCCGGGACAGAGCggaggggaaggagctggtTTCCAAACCGGAATGGGCTCGGGGCACATTACCAGCCGGCACCAATTCCggcagcagctctccctgccctcgg includes these proteins:
- the CSRNP2 gene encoding cysteine/serine-rich nuclear protein 2 isoform X4; translation: MLMLAYPKCCYSFLPCLQGRGEPAGSSGGWLQKAGGKAPPPCRPPALHANRGQMDAIASAGLKRKFEDADVGSPGSNSDISEISNSDSADSCDSVNPSSSTGFIPTSILKRQKQLRRKNVRFDQVTVYYFARRQGFTSVPSQGGSSLGMAQRHNSVRHYTLCEFAQEQEVNHREILREHLKEEKLHAKKMKLTKNGTVESEEADGLTLEDVSDDDIDVENVEVDDYFFLQPLPTKRRRALLRASGVHRIDAEEKQELRAIRLSREECGCDCRLYCDPEACACSQAGIKCQVDRMSFPCGCSRDGCGNMAGRIEFNPIRVRTHYLHTIMKLELENKRQGGRPPAPEEEAAAAATAAAHGSTSDWLGPQPAETQDFQEFMAENETAVMHLQTAEELERLKAEEDSSNGSSMESLGVCILEEPLAVPEGLCPGGAEAGAGCQGREQPGGAAGTILLPEREEPQRPPRPRGDLQPSRRCCEQGGSIPKSSLISRGCSIL
- the CSRNP2 gene encoding cysteine/serine-rich nuclear protein 2 isoform X2, with amino-acid sequence MGRSAHRQQGRGEPAGSSGGWLQKAGGKAPPPCRPPALHANRGQMDAIASAGLKRKFEDADVGSPGSNSDISEISNSDSADSCDSVNPSSSTGFIPTSILKRQKQLRRKNVRFDQVTVYYFARRQGFTSVPSQGGSSLGMAQRHNSVRHYTLCEFAQEQEVNHREILREHLKEEKLHAKKMKLTKNGTVESEEADGLTLEDVSDDDIDVENVEVDDYFFLQPLPTKRRRALLRASGVHRIDAEEKQELRAIRLSREECGCDCRLYCDPEACACSQAGIKCQVDRMSFPCGCSRDGCGNMAGRIEFNPIRVRTHYLHTIMKLELENKRQGGRPPAPEEEAAAAATAAAHGSTSDWLGPQPAETQDFQEFMAENETAVMHLQTAEELERLKAEEDSSNGSSMESLGVCILEEPLAVPEGLCPGLAAPILIQAQLPPGSSVLCFADGSEQAASAVGDQPYLNDGPVVYYQVEQRPVLGVKGESSPAEPPAPSSCLSEKNLSVLPVPVVTCSRAAAAASKGEASRNPPSSPEAAPSSEGCRAAAAARCPRSPSPVPLEQALERAHEPPSTEERSLGPVLPV
- the CSRNP2 gene encoding cysteine/serine-rich nuclear protein 2 isoform X1 — protein: MLMLAYPKCCYSFLPCLQGRGEPAGSSGGWLQKAGGKAPPPCRPPALHANRGQMDAIASAGLKRKFEDADVGSPGSNSDISEISNSDSADSCDSVNPSSSTGFIPTSILKRQKQLRRKNVRFDQVTVYYFARRQGFTSVPSQGGSSLGMAQRHNSVRHYTLCEFAQEQEVNHREILREHLKEEKLHAKKMKLTKNGTVESEEADGLTLEDVSDDDIDVENVEVDDYFFLQPLPTKRRRALLRASGVHRIDAEEKQELRAIRLSREECGCDCRLYCDPEACACSQAGIKCQVDRMSFPCGCSRDGCGNMAGRIEFNPIRVRTHYLHTIMKLELENKRQGGRPPAPEEEAAAAATAAAHGSTSDWLGPQPAETQDFQEFMAENETAVMHLQTAEELERLKAEEDSSNGSSMESLGVCILEEPLAVPEGLCPGLAAPILIQAQLPPGSSVLCFADGSEQAASAVGDQPYLNDGPVVYYQVEQRPVLGVKGESSPAEPPAPSSCLSEKNLSVLPVPVVTCSRAAAAASKGEASRNPPSSPEAAPSSEGCRAAAAARCPRSPSPVPLEQALERAHEPPSTEERSLGPVLPV
- the CSRNP2 gene encoding cysteine/serine-rich nuclear protein 2 isoform X3; translation: MDAIASAGLKRKFEDADVGSPGSNSDISEISNSDSADSCDSVNPSSSTGFIPTSILKRQKQLRRKNVRFDQVTVYYFARRQGFTSVPSQGGSSLGMAQRHNSVRHYTLCEFAQEQEVNHREILREHLKEEKLHAKKMKLTKNGTVESEEADGLTLEDVSDDDIDVENVEVDDYFFLQPLPTKRRRALLRASGVHRIDAEEKQELRAIRLSREECGCDCRLYCDPEACACSQAGIKCQVDRMSFPCGCSRDGCGNMAGRIEFNPIRVRTHYLHTIMKLELENKRQGGRPPAPEEEAAAAATAAAHGSTSDWLGPQPAETQDFQEFMAENETAVMHLQTAEELERLKAEEDSSNGSSMESLGVCILEEPLAVPEGLCPGLAAPILIQAQLPPGSSVLCFADGSEQAASAVGDQPYLNDGPVVYYQVEQRPVLGVKGESSPAEPPAPSSCLSEKNLSVLPVPVVTCSRAAAAASKGEASRNPPSSPEAAPSSEGCRAAAAARCPRSPSPVPLEQALERAHEPPSTEERSLGPVLPV